The Ictalurus furcatus strain D&B chromosome 23, Billie_1.0, whole genome shotgun sequence genome includes the window agctGGCTGTTGGTGGAGGAGATGGTCCAAACCTTTTCCTAATGAAAGCCAGCCTGTAGGATAATGCTTTTGTACTCTCTGCTGGGCAACATTGCAGAACTCTTGAAACTGTTTTAGGTCTTCTCTTCGTTTACAACTTTTCTCAAAGTAGTAGTAGATGTCAATGAACAGTTCTTCAGGTGACATTGAGAGCTCCTTAGTGGCAGTTTTGGCACAAATGTTGACCAGATGAACAGCCAACCAGACTTGTTGACCAGACTTTGACAGCCAACACTGTAAATATTAGGGGCCTGTGCTTTCACGCTTGACGATACAGAGTTGTTTTTGCTATTCATCACATTGCATTTGTCACTGCTAAATCCTACCCAATGAGATCATTCAAGACCATGACAAAGGCCTTGAGTGGTCTCATTGTGTAGGATTTAGCAGTGACAGCCACAACGTAATGATTAGCAAAAACAACTCTGTATTATCAAGAGTGAAAGCACAGGATGGTGATGCAAAGCAGATTAATATGTTTTCAGCTTTGGCATTATTGCACAATGGCATGTCTACAAAGACATCTGTTACCTTACCATGTGTTTCATTATAGTACCTGTCTAAAATGTCAAATTCCTTCTCACACATGATATTGTTGCTTTCGTCAACTCAAATACTGTATGGTCTTTTTTCTGTCCGGATGAACTTTTACAGATCCATTACAGatgtgttacattactgcgttatcagaaaaaagtaattagattaaaGTAACATAagttatacccaactctggtgCTTACACACCTGGAATGGCAGGTTATGCTCGACAATGAAAGATGTAAAGTACACCTCAGCTCTAGTGACCTTCTCTGTCAGACTTTGGTTTTCTGCTGAAAAGCTCCCCTAATATGTAGTGGTccctaaaagaaataaaagcataagGTGTATCTTTATTATATTATCTTATGTAATGGGTTACATACATACTGTGTTTATGGGATTTCAAGTCTGGTATATGCAGaaaatgtgacattaaaataaatacactgttttgtattatattataccatattatattactttattattttatagtattattCAACTCGtcattttttattcaataaCCACTTTACACATGTCTACAAGGAGTCTGGCCCTATTACCTAGACATTAATACAGTAGCTCCTTATAGCAGCTGGCTAAACTGGACCGAACTGATGGATGAACTGGACAGAGagacggggggtgggggggtgttaGAAAGGGATCGACTGTAAAGCCCGCCTACTGAGAAAACTGATAGGTTAGTTAGCAcaaagagagaccaatcaggaCGCGCGCTgtgtcacactctctctctctctctctctctctctctctctctctctctctcggtttctcCAGGGCGTGTCTACTGTTAGAAATGACAATTGAacgcgctttctctctctctctctctctctctctctctctcagaaaaaaaaacccccaaaacgaTTTCCGGGAGATTGTATATAATTTGCGGGCGTCATGGAGCAGCTATTAAAATGCGGGAGACCCCCAGAACTTCCGGGAGAGTTGGGAGTTGGGATGTCTGCAAAACACACGAACCTcatcacagattttctgcacTTCATCAGTGGCGTCCTTCGTCTCCGTGGTCCCTCCGCGCAACAAAGGCATTTTCTTTATCTGGaagcaaaagtaaataaaattattgttCTTCCCAAAGCTTTCCCGAAGTAACCAGACACTTCCAAAATCATCTGCCAGGGAATTCGTTCAAAACAAAAGCTGAATAAGCGAGCATACACAGAGCAGCCAATCATGAGGCTGGTTCCCGCCCCTAAACAGAACATCCAGCCAATCATATGTCTGCTTCTTGTTTCTGAAGAGAATAACAAATGACAACGTCATTGCATGCGTCTCAGTctaaagcacattttaaaacaccatTCATAAATTGTTTATCGTTCTGTTctgcttaaaaacaaacatgaaaatgcaaagtctgtaaaatgaagaaACTGTGAAACACTGAGTGTTGCTAGATACATTTGCTTTAAATTTGCTGACTGTTAAGATGTTTCTGTGCTGAACACCTGTTAACAATATTACAATGATACTACACAAAACGAGTTAGAGGCCTAAGCGTCGTTTATTTcgataatctttatttatttgtttattttgtattttggacGTTTTGGTACGTGGAGTCTAAACGTCCTCTGTTATATTTATTCTTATTGATTAACTTAGGTGGTGGTGTAATAAATAATGCACAGTCTCACGGTTTTGAAGAGATTAATTGTGCATTTTCTTTCTGAGTGATTGTTGATTTTCTCTATTTTTGAAGCAAAGATTCTAATTGCAGTCCGCCTGCAACCACTAGAGGGCGccagagaaaaagaaatctaTAAACTACCAGTttcagtaggggtcaatcaaATATAAGTGATGGCTATTAATACCCCCATTTTTCAAGGTATTTTTTAATCCGGTTTAAGTACAGATTATGGGAATACAGATATCTACTATCTGGAGTGTAGCTAGATCACACATCGCATATTCTGGCAAATCATTCTATTAACTGGTCAGATAGTCCTATACATaggggtcattccatctcaagtggtccaataattacaaagttggttgcttgaccgtttttaatttctcaaatttttttaagtgattacctctatgtattggcattgcaaaaccacccgtttttttgttttgttttttacttggTTAAACTAcgatggccatctttgtgtgatggcacacaacacattttggttatatagctgtttacggaaacctcaatatctgaGTTTAGGAtagtcctagctccttggaacaaaaactgatctctagagcacattacaatgcacacacatgtataaatgtataactgtataaacattttgtacattcGTTTtacttagacttagaacttaagtccaattGTAATGCTGAAGATTGCTTTAAGTTCCACTTTAGTGTCAGTTTATGGGAAAGGTTCAAATCTCAGTCTCAGTTTTTTAGAGGGTACGTAGTtaattatagtgtgtgtgcagaacatttcaggtttgagacttctctttctttcttttttttatttgtgcaaggaagtgcaataaaaaaaaaattccctcaaTTTCAGGTTATGTATCTCTGCTGGGGGACcgatacaaacctgaaattttcacagaaataagtcctcacTAGTAACATTCTGTTGTAAAAATTGTGAGCTTGAGGttggaggtaaactctgcaggGCAGTGGACCTACTGgagagatattgaggtttccgtaaacagctgtataaccaaaatttgttgtgtgccttAATACAGAGACAGCtgtcatagttaaaccaagtaaaataaaataaaaacaaaattggtGGGTTTGCAATGCAAATACgcagaggtaatcactcaaaaaaaaaggaaaattcaAACCAGTCAAGCAACCtacattggaccacttgagatggaatgaacCATAGACTGATAGACTATAAATGTAGTCTGTTTTCATAAATGTTCCTGTGGGTCGAATTACACTTTGGAATCAGATTTCTCACTAGATGACAGTAGAGTAGAGGGTGTGTCACGCACACTGAAGTGTAGAAAACCTGCTGGGGGATTCAGTTTTCAGAATCACCTCAGACATATACTCTATACAAAACATAGGAAACAAactgaaaaactttttttttaaaaagaagaagaagaagaagaagaagaagaagaagaagaagaagaacttaATTAGAGCTAAACAACACCCAGAATGAGTCTAAGGAATGTTCTACACTTTAGTGTTTCTTATTAAAATGAACAAGGTCAAAAGTTGCTAAATTATAGGTCAGATTAGCAGAGTTATCACTAGAGAAGTGGATTTTGTACTGTAATGGGCACTTATGCAAGTCTAAAAATttggttttgggtttttaaacTATAAAATGAAACAAGAAGAAGTGACAGATCAAGCCTTTTCTATGTATTTATAATTTTAAATGAGATATTTCCTTTAGAAATGAGTCATTTTGTATGAATTGTGTAGGTTTCATAACCGTCAACACGGAGGTTAGGTAACAGGAATACATAACAAACACACGTGACTTATTACATGAATGGGAAGTAGTAGGTGGTGCTTTTGTTGTCATGTAACCATTACTTAACTCACAGGTATATAATGCTGAACCAATAACTATAGTTCAGTGTCTTTTCTTCAGTCTGTTTCTGAAATCTGACCACATTAACTACAAAACAGGTAAGACACACAAAATGATATGCTCTGGATtatgtaatatagtataataataatcataataattattagtattattacaaTTATGGCATGGTCTTATATACAGTTTTTATCAGACAAAGGGTGTCTGAGTGTAATTTGAGATTTTAGAATGTTGACTGAagttttttaaagattattctAAAGGTTTTCCTCTTCTGTGTTTCAGCTGAACACAATGGGAGCTCATAGCATCGCCCGTATAGCCATTATAGTGGTCTCAGTTGTGGTTTATATAGCCGGGATCACGTTCAACATCCTTGCTGCACGAGGGACGGGTAAGAGAGCAGATAactaataataactttatttccAAAACATATAGGAAATGTATCTCAAAGTGctatagtgtgtatgtaaaaCCACTAACATggcaataaaaaacataaataaaataatcattctAGTAGAGAATTCCCTATAGTTTGATATGATTTTACTTTGGCTATAGTGTGTTATAAGACTAGCTATCATATAGctacagtgtgtttattttattgactATGACATTACCGTGAAAGTATTTAGTAAAAATATGACATAGTAACCATTGTAAAAATTGGTAATTTTCCAGCTCTTCCCTATAATACAACAGctccaaccagggagggtgaaggctaacaggTGGTTCCTCTGATATACCTGATGCCAGTCAAACACATCTTTTCGTGTTGCTGCTCATGTAGCGTCACAGGGCAACGTAGCACACTCGGAGTAAAGCACTATCTGCCCTattcctcatacatgagctcacaggcgctcatgattggctagtgtcgcttcATGGGGGAGAGAGTAATACTATcactcccacccagagagcacagacaATTTTCCTCCCTATAGAACAAGCAGTCCCATCTATGGTCTTGTACCTTGATTGATCGCCATTTTTGGGGTTATGGacgaaaaacaacaacaacaaaaaaacaacaaccaaaaagccaaaaacaaaactaagAATCTATTCCATTCTAATCTCGTTGTAAATACAGACCTTTACTAAAAATGCTAGAAATCACATTAATTAACTGATCAGTCTATAACATTTCAGTataataatccatttattatacACTGTAGATAAATAGACCAGTGCCAACTtcgcagttaattatttattctagTACCCATAAGGTTGTATGGTTTAAATCCCAGAACTGCTACTGCTGAACTCTTAATCTTCAATTGCTCAGTGCTGTGTTTGAATTATATACTATCTCTCTTGCTTTGGTTAAAGATGTTTGCTAATTGTATAAtccaaattttatttaaaaagactgccttgtttcttttctttcaggtCCTTTCTTGATGATGACTGCAAACGTCTCTGATACATACAACACACAAATCACTCCATCTGGATGGACCTTCTCAATCTGGGGTGTCATCTATTTCTGGTTAACTGCTATGTTTATCTACATTGTGTCTACTATATTCAGAAGGTAAATGTCCACTTAAAAaggttaaatcattttaaaaaataaaataaattttaaaaaacggaAGAAATATGTTAAATTCTTGCTGTAATGGAGTCTGAAGTGTGAGTTCTATTTCAGGAATGCCTTCGGACCGATGTACTGCAGCCATTCAGTGTTGCCGTACGGCTTCTTCATCTGCTGGATTTTGAATATTCTGTTTAACATTAGCTGGCTTCTGCTGTGGGACAGAGAGTAAGTATACCCATGCTGATTGGTCACCTCCTGTACTGCTGCTCATCTGATCATTTAGCAGCAGCACagtgaataaaatcatgcacatacaaGTTAAAAGCAGTTAatgttcagttaatgttcatatcaaacatcagaatgatggaaacaaaatgtgatctcagtgactgggGCAGCCAGATAGGCTGGGTTAAGTGTTTCAGAAGCTGCTGATCTTTTTGGATTTTCTTGCACAaccatctctagagtttatacagtgtactggtgtgaaaaacaaaaaacatccagtaagtGGCAGTTCTGTAGACAGACACagcttgttgatgaaagaggtcagaggagaatgaccagactgattCGAGCtgacagtaactcaaatagctACTCTTTACGACCatggtgagcaaaaaagcatccTCAGATGCAGCTCATCTTACATCTCACATGTAACATGTTAAGTCTTGTagtagatgggctacaacagcagaagaccacatttaGTTCTACTCGTGTCAGCTAAGTACAGGAATCTGTGGCTGTAGTGGTCAtagaaactggacagatgaagattgGAAAAGATCTGATAAATCTTCATTTCTGGCAAATGATATGGTCAGAATTTGATATCAACAGAATGAATCAAAAGTTCAGGCTGGTTTTGGTGGTGTAATGCTGTGAGGAATGCTTTTTTATGGCCATCTTTTAATGTACCATCTTGTAATGGTGGCTTCCAGTATGATAATGCACCTgggaaatttttttgtttaaatctctGAACCACTGAAGGCTTCTTGAGCAACTGCTCAATGATGTACTTCATTGCATTCAAAGTGAAGTTGTTTTGGATAAAAATGTTTCccaaatgactaaatgtaaatatttaggaCATGTAAGGCCTGTCGCTAAATGATGAAATCAATAAAAGTGAATGATGTGTGATTTTCTGTTCTCTTAAAGGGTGATGATCGCAGCATTGATCATGCTTGCTTTTGTTGCATTCACAAACTACATGATGATTTTCTTCTCCTGTCGTGGACTTAAAGAATACGGAGCCTGGTTAAACAAGTATCACAACAAGGATCTCTGGTGCATTCGTATACTGGTAAAATATTCAGAAATAGCATGACACAGGCATCCGATTCATTACATGATCAGCAAACACTTTTAATGCTTTCCTCCGCATTGATCCAGGTTCAGAACGGCTTGGCTGTATACACAACATGGACGTCTATCGCTACCCTGATTAACCTGACCATAGTGGTGAGCTACGATGCTGGAATGAGCAAATCAGACGCAGCAACGCTGTCACTCTCACTGCTATCGGTGGAGGTCCTTGTTTGGTAAGATTCTTtaaaccacagcgctgttgaattctcaactttgattggtcagatggtgttgcttgatttttaataaagatCTAATATGTTAAATCAAccactcattcacagggacttgtatggtggacgatCCACATAATTTAAGGCtaattataaacaaattaaaaatgtgtgtgtgtttaacaaagaaaaacatacaatCATTGTGATGTGGGgaagttttctataaggagatgtttagttaacatttatggaaggagtctccagtgttagtgttttGCTAAGTGCTTTTTAGTTCCTCAGTAACATGAAACTATGTGTTTTATTATCCCTATTATCCCTGCTCACAGAAGTTCTAaaggtttccactacaaataccattacaaaccatcagctaaccattacaactattaccattaccattattggtccttaatgatATCCACTAACACAAGACATAAGACATAACATTCCACTTATGAGTGTGACGGTCaggagttcacaaacttttggtcatatagtgtatgttttatggttgtgttttgtgtgtgtaagagagaagaTATTGAAAATAATTTATGATGTTGTCCTCAGGTTTGTTCTGGAGAACAGTTTTCTTGAGAAGCATGTACGCTACATCCTGACTGTCTACCCTGTTATCATCGTTGCCTTATCTGGAAACATGACAAAGAATTTTGACGCTTCGGCTCCTGGACAGAATGGTATATTTACTGGTGAGTGCAAATATAATGGGACTAAACAGACTAACAAAACACATCAAttcatttttcttcctctttctcactGATTTCCTGTGTATGTGTTCCTCAGCGTTGCTGCTTGCTTTAGCCTGTGTGCTGTTTGTAATCAGGGTGTGTTTGGTCATCTGGAGGCacaaaaaacatgcacacacacaggatgtcaCATCAGAGATGGAGATTGCAACAAAGCAGTAAATGTTCTTAATATGAACAGTAAATCTATACCTGTTCCAACCAGTATAATGTATACATGAAATGTGTATtgcattttttgttattataatatactgttaatataataattatattgtaTGATTTCGTAATTATGAGGCAGTTAAAGCacatatttgtgatgtgcttaaTGACTCAGGTGCTAATTCacagattttttatttctgaaatgaagaaatgtaatattatcAGGAATGTATTATAgagtatatttttttatttaccagAAATGAAGACATTCATAAAGACATCTGTTCCATGTCttttaaactataaaatatgaagtctgtttttttatttgaaataaatagatTATAATTCAATACACTGatgcgtgtttgtgtttgcttttttttttttttatctaaaaccAGACATTTATATAATTCTCTTAAAAAACAGGTTTCAATTTAAAAGGGAGcttgaataaaaacaacattgaAATCAAAGAagacaaatattaaaatgaattacattACACAGATATTAAGTTTTGGGAAGAAACTAAAAAAATCGAATTGAAGCAGGTCTGTGATTCCCTATCCTAGATTAccagatataatatata containing:
- the si:ch211-161h7.5 gene encoding uncharacterized protein si:ch211-161h7.5, with the translated sequence MGAHSIARIAIIVVSVVVYIAGITFNILAARGTGPFLMMTANVSDTYNTQITPSGWTFSIWGVIYFWLTAMFIYIVSTIFRRNAFGPMYCSHSVLPYGFFICWILNILFNISWLLLWDREVMIAALIMLAFVAFTNYMMIFFSCRGLKEYGAWLNKYHNKDLWCIRILVQNGLAVYTTWTSIATLINLTIVVSYDAGMSKSDAATLSLSLLSVEVLVWFVLENSFLEKHVRYILTVYPVIIVALSGNMTKNFDASAPGQNGIFTALLLALACVLFVIRVCLVIWRHKKHAHTQDVTSEMEIATKQ